ATTTTGCAGGTACAAAAAGAGACATACTTGCATCTTTTGTAGAGAGACTATGAATAGACTCTTTGTAGCTTACAAACCTGCAGGGACTAGCTCAAACTTTTTTCTTTCAAAATTAAAACGAAAATACAAAAATAAAAAAGCAGGTTTTGCAGGAACACTTGACCCTTTTGCAAAAGGTGTTTTGCTTGTCGGTTTTGGTTCACATACTAAACTCTTTCGGTTTTTAAACAAAACTCCAAAGAGTTATCGTGCTACTCTTTGGTTAGGTGCTGCGTCTCTTTCATTAGACACTGAAATGATAGAGAGTGTTGACATGATAGATGAGATTGATGAGGCAAGAGTTAAAGAAGTTGTGGAGTCATTAAGAGGCGACTTAGAGTATGAGCCACCTATTTTTAGCGCTAAACGCATAAATGGGCAGAGAGCTTATGACCTAGCTAGAGCTGGCAGAGAATTTAGTCTTAATAAAATCAACTCTAGTATCTATGAAATAAAGCTTATAAGTTATTGTCACCCCTTTGTGACTTTTGAAGCTACAGTCTCAGAGGGCACGTATATCCGCTCACTTGGACGTATTATAGCCCAGAGATTAGGCGTGTCTGATGGAAGCCTTAGTGCCCTAGAGAGACTAAATGAGGGACAGTTTGTTTATGAAGATGAAAAGCCTCTTGATATTAAAAAATCACTCAATATTGCTCAAAATTTCTACCTAGGAGATAGTGATAATCTCAAATATGGAAGAGTTCTTGCTTTAGAAGATTTACAGATGCAAAATGATGGATACTATTGGCTTGACAATGGCGATAATATATCTGTTATAAATGTAGCAGACAAAAGTGTTAAATATGAACTAGGCAGGATATACACATGTTAGTATTAGCTAGAAAACTCGATGAGTCAATCATTATTGGTGACAA
This genomic stretch from Sulfurimonas hongkongensis harbors:
- the truB gene encoding tRNA pseudouridine(55) synthase TruB codes for the protein MNRLFVAYKPAGTSSNFFLSKLKRKYKNKKAGFAGTLDPFAKGVLLVGFGSHTKLFRFLNKTPKSYRATLWLGAASLSLDTEMIESVDMIDEIDEARVKEVVESLRGDLEYEPPIFSAKRINGQRAYDLARAGREFSLNKINSSIYEIKLISYCHPFVTFEATVSEGTYIRSLGRIIAQRLGVSDGSLSALERLNEGQFVYEDEKPLDIKKSLNIAQNFYLGDSDNLKYGRVLALEDLQMQNDGYYWLDNGDNISVINVADKSVKYELGRIYTC